From a single Bacteroidota bacterium genomic region:
- a CDS encoding T9SS type A sorting domain-containing protein, which produces MKTTLALFSLLLLLTAAVQAQAPRYELEPVGAAGFSDFGGAVAGVLDTNGDGFGDLLVGDVRGGRSFPYGSAGAAYLYDGATGALRFELASPQAQERGGFGQAVAGVPDTNGDGLADLLVGAAGEEGTRPSPAGRAYLFSGADGTLLQTIDSPNETFVGQFGVSVSGVPDADGDGFGDLLIGASTEEVLLADGTERQAGRAYLFSGATGALLHAWVSPNAESSGEFGIAVSGVDDADGDGLGDVLVGARDENPGGSPRGAGRAYVFSGASGGLLYELASPNEQRWSYFGATVSGVPDADGDGRGDLIVGAHRERTSGSRVPVGRAYVFSGADGTPLGAAVSPAEPDDTPYYYSAFARSVAGVPDVDGDGLGNLLVGASGEAAVGRAYLFDAAKPLPAVELTLIAETPVAIVDDGSFSFTALLRNTTDAVQTVEVWAELEREKDGLLFDPVFGPVEVTVGPGARVERTFVQETPEGTVPGDYTYRGLIGQFPSAPDDDDIFAGFVTALEGDRFYPLGLGDTWTYEVERGYCEYFTWDCTPFFRGQVERTVVADTLISGTPWSVAEVERRSLGGEVVDASRCAVRVTDDGRVVGRAIQGTCDTVERTIQRQGGTWNTRYPTKPDVAPAVVEIDDAFYDVDGTRTFQIDVDPRERYPKTSITAAADLGVTSYGMDSGGYSFYRWGRLVYAEVGGVIYDDGPALDNGRATAAQGFALAPAYPNPFRSAATLSFTAPADAYVRLTVYDVLGREVAVLLDGPQDAGTHTARFEGAGLPSGVYLVRLEADGQVQTQRITLVRS; this is translated from the coding sequence ATGAAAACAACCCTAGCGCTCTTCTCCCTGCTTCTGCTTCTCACCGCTGCCGTTCAGGCGCAGGCTCCGCGCTACGAGCTGGAGCCGGTCGGGGCTGCTGGGTTCAGCGACTTCGGAGGTGCCGTGGCCGGGGTGCTGGACACCAACGGCGACGGTTTCGGCGACCTCCTCGTCGGGGACGTGCGCGGCGGACGTAGCTTCCCGTACGGCTCCGCCGGGGCGGCCTACCTCTACGATGGGGCGACGGGAGCGCTGCGCTTCGAGCTGGCCTCCCCGCAGGCGCAGGAGAGAGGCGGCTTCGGCCAGGCTGTCGCGGGCGTGCCCGACACGAACGGCGACGGCCTCGCTGACCTGCTCGTCGGCGCGGCCGGAGAGGAGGGAACTCGGCCGTCGCCGGCTGGCCGGGCCTACCTTTTCAGCGGAGCCGACGGCACCCTGCTGCAGACCATCGATTCGCCCAATGAGACCTTCGTCGGGCAGTTCGGCGTGTCGGTCTCGGGCGTGCCGGACGCGGACGGCGACGGCTTCGGCGACCTCCTCATCGGGGCAAGTACGGAGGAGGTCCTGCTGGCCGACGGAACCGAGCGCCAGGCAGGGCGGGCCTACCTCTTCAGCGGAGCCACCGGCGCGCTGCTCCACGCGTGGGTCTCACCCAACGCGGAGAGCAGCGGCGAGTTCGGCATCGCCGTCTCGGGCGTGGACGACGCCGACGGCGATGGGCTCGGCGATGTGCTCGTCGGGGCGCGGGACGAGAACCCCGGCGGCTCGCCTCGCGGTGCCGGCCGGGCGTACGTCTTCAGCGGAGCCTCGGGGGGGCTCCTCTACGAACTGGCCTCGCCCAACGAGCAGCGGTGGAGCTACTTCGGCGCCACGGTCTCGGGCGTGCCGGACGCGGACGGCGACGGGCGCGGCGACCTGATTGTGGGCGCGCACCGGGAGCGGACGAGCGGCAGCCGCGTTCCGGTGGGCCGGGCCTACGTCTTCAGCGGAGCCGACGGGACTCCGCTCGGGGCGGCGGTTTCGCCTGCGGAGCCCGACGATACCCCCTACTACTACTCCGCCTTCGCCCGGAGCGTGGCCGGCGTGCCGGACGTGGACGGCGACGGGCTCGGCAATCTCCTCGTCGGCGCGAGCGGGGAGGCGGCCGTCGGCCGGGCGTACCTCTTCGACGCGGCGAAGCCGCTTCCGGCAGTCGAGCTTACGCTCATCGCCGAGACGCCCGTCGCCATCGTAGACGACGGGTCGTTCTCCTTCACGGCGCTGCTACGCAACACCACCGACGCCGTGCAGACGGTCGAGGTCTGGGCCGAGCTCGAGCGCGAGAAGGATGGACTGCTGTTCGACCCCGTCTTCGGCCCGGTGGAGGTGACGGTCGGGCCCGGCGCGCGCGTCGAGCGGACCTTTGTGCAGGAGACGCCCGAGGGCACCGTGCCGGGGGACTACACGTATCGCGGCCTCATCGGCCAGTTTCCCAGCGCACCCGACGATGACGACATCTTTGCCGGCTTCGTGACCGCGCTGGAGGGCGACCGGTTCTATCCGCTGGGGCTCGGCGACACCTGGACCTACGAGGTCGAGCGAGGCTACTGCGAGTACTTCACCTGGGACTGTACGCCCTTCTTCCGGGGGCAGGTCGAGCGGACCGTCGTGGCGGACACGCTCATAAGCGGCACGCCGTGGAGCGTGGCCGAGGTGGAGCGACGATCGCTTGGCGGGGAAGTGGTCGACGCCTCGCGGTGTGCGGTCCGTGTCACGGATGACGGGCGCGTCGTAGGCCGAGCCATCCAGGGCACCTGCGACACTGTCGAGCGGACGATCCAGCGGCAAGGTGGGACGTGGAACACGCGCTATCCCACCAAGCCGGACGTAGCGCCAGCGGTCGTGGAGATCGACGACGCCTTCTACGACGTGGACGGCACGCGGACTTTCCAGATCGACGTGGACCCCCGCGAGCGGTATCCGAAAACGTCCATCACGGCGGCGGCCGACCTGGGGGTCACGTCGTACGGCATGGACAGCGGCGGCTACTCGTTCTACCGGTGGGGCCGGCTCGTCTACGCCGAGGTCGGCGGTGTGATCTACGACGACGGGCCAGCTTTGGACAATGGTCGCGCGACGGCAGCACAGGGCTTTGCTCTCGCGCCCGCCTACCCCAACCCGTTCCGGTCGGCGGCGACGCTCAGTTTCACCGCGCCGGCAGACGCGTACGTCCGGCTCACCGTCTACGACGTGCTCGGCCGCGAGGTGGCCGTGCTGCTCGACGGGCCGCAGGACGCGGGCACCCACACGGCGCGCTTCGAGGGAGCCGGGCTGCCGAGCGGGGTCTACCTCGTCCGCCTCGAAGCCGACGGGCAGGTCCAGACGCAGCGCATCACGCTCGTCCGCTCATAG
- a CDS encoding lysophospholipid acyltransferase family protein yields MNACGAMEQPPEGPELPALGSCVPRRGSAWTRWSGRILLRLAGWRIAGRFPDAPKFVVAVAPHTSNWDFILGVLFRRAVGLGASFLGKDTLFRPPLGWAMRRLGGTPVYRDAPQGLVGQVAEVFRQREAYVLAIAPEGTRGAVKAWRTGFYYIALEAGVPIALATIDYGRREIIGGPVLLPSGDFEADFQTMQDFFQGVTPKNDAGTIPFL; encoded by the coding sequence ATGAACGCATGCGGAGCGATGGAGCAACCGCCCGAAGGCCCTGAGCTACCCGCCCTCGGCTCCTGCGTACCGCGCCGTGGCAGCGCGTGGACGCGGTGGAGCGGGCGGATCCTGCTGAGGCTGGCCGGCTGGCGCATCGCCGGGCGCTTCCCCGATGCCCCCAAGTTCGTCGTCGCCGTGGCCCCGCACACCTCCAACTGGGACTTTATCCTCGGCGTCCTCTTCCGGCGTGCAGTCGGCCTGGGCGCGAGCTTTCTGGGGAAGGACACGCTGTTCCGCCCACCGCTCGGCTGGGCGATGCGGCGGCTCGGGGGAACGCCGGTCTACCGCGACGCGCCGCAGGGCCTCGTCGGGCAGGTCGCCGAGGTGTTCAGGCAGCGCGAGGCCTACGTGCTGGCGATTGCGCCCGAGGGGACGCGGGGCGCGGTCAAAGCGTGGCGTACCGGGTTCTACTACATCGCCCTCGAAGCCGGCGTCCCCATCGCCCTCGCCACGATCGACTACGGCCGCCGGGAGATCATCGGAGGGCCTGTTCTCCTCCCGTCCGGCGACTTCGAGGCCGACTTCCAGACGATGCAGGATTTCTTCCAGGGCGTCACGCCGAAGAACGACGCCGGGACCATCCCGTTTCTATGA
- a CDS encoding alpha/beta hydrolase-fold protein has translation MPRFLPLFLTLLLGAGTAVAQPALPFETFQQFTDSLEAVAAIPDPDEREAATDAFWDALVAAEQVPFALGDSVAYLYRGPGTTVRLAGDHNRWNPSAEAALAFVGQSDVRWRIHRFPEAARLEYKLVRDGTWILDPANPHQQWGGFGPNSELRMPAWVFPEETVRDPDAPAGAFTPNRTLASAALGYTVTYRVYTPAGYDALTDLPVVYVTDGHEYSDDRLGALRTVLDNLIYEGRAEPVIAVFVDPRVNGQNRRAEQYVQNPAFAAFVADELVPAIDAAYRTRPDRDGRVILGTSLGGLFSAYLGLEHPDVFGKLAIQSPAFWASETPDWTGPSIYDRMQGTEAGLFEVYMSTGTINDTEDGARRMRGILAPNQGLVYHEVPESHSWGNWRALLDEVLLALVPGQTTDTEDAQGALPPLHFTPYPNPATDRVTFRFALGAPARAGLACYDVLGRLRARPLASERLPSGDHAVTVAARELGAAGAYLCRLSVDGRTAARLVSVL, from the coding sequence ATGCCTCGCTTCCTCCCTCTCTTCCTCACCCTGCTGCTCGGTGCGGGCACGGCGGTGGCGCAGCCTGCCCTCCCGTTCGAGACGTTCCAGCAGTTCACCGACAGCCTCGAAGCGGTCGCCGCGATCCCCGACCCGGACGAGCGCGAGGCGGCGACGGATGCCTTCTGGGACGCGCTTGTCGCGGCCGAGCAGGTGCCGTTCGCGCTGGGCGATTCGGTGGCCTACCTCTACCGGGGGCCGGGCACGACGGTGCGCCTCGCGGGCGACCACAACCGCTGGAACCCGAGCGCCGAGGCGGCTCTCGCCTTCGTCGGGCAGAGCGACGTGCGGTGGCGCATCCACCGCTTTCCCGAAGCGGCACGCCTGGAGTACAAGCTCGTCCGCGACGGCACCTGGATCCTCGACCCCGCCAACCCGCACCAGCAGTGGGGCGGCTTCGGCCCGAACTCCGAGCTTCGGATGCCCGCGTGGGTCTTCCCCGAGGAGACCGTGCGCGACCCGGACGCCCCTGCCGGAGCCTTCACCCCGAACCGCACGCTTGCGAGCGCGGCCCTCGGCTACACGGTCACGTACCGGGTCTACACCCCGGCCGGCTACGATGCTCTCACCGACCTACCCGTCGTCTACGTCACCGACGGGCACGAGTACAGCGATGACCGGCTCGGCGCGCTCCGCACCGTGCTCGACAACCTAATCTACGAAGGCCGGGCTGAGCCTGTGATCGCCGTCTTCGTCGACCCGCGCGTGAACGGCCAGAACCGCCGCGCCGAGCAGTATGTCCAGAACCCCGCCTTCGCCGCGTTCGTCGCCGACGAACTGGTGCCCGCCATCGACGCCGCGTACCGGACCCGGCCGGACCGCGACGGCCGCGTTATCCTCGGGACCTCGCTCGGCGGGCTGTTCTCGGCGTACCTCGGGCTGGAGCACCCCGACGTGTTCGGCAAGCTGGCGATCCAGTCGCCCGCGTTCTGGGCGAGCGAGACCCCCGACTGGACCGGCCCGTCGATCTACGACCGGATGCAGGGCACCGAAGCCGGGCTGTTCGAGGTCTACATGTCCACCGGCACGATCAACGACACCGAGGACGGGGCGCGGCGGATGCGGGGCATCCTCGCGCCGAACCAGGGACTGGTCTACCACGAGGTCCCAGAGAGCCACAGCTGGGGCAACTGGCGCGCCCTCCTCGACGAGGTCCTGCTCGCCCTCGTCCCGGGCCAGACGACCGACACGGAAGACGCGCAGGGCGCGCTCCCGCCTCTCCACTTCACGCCCTACCCGAACCCGGCCACCGACCGCGTGACGTTCCGCTTCGCGCTCGGTGCGCCGGCTCGCGCGGGACTGGCCTGCTACGACGTGCTGGGGCGGCTCCGCGCCCGGCCGCTGGCGAGCGAGCGGTTGCCGAGCGGCGACCACGCCGTCACCGTCGCTGCGCGTGAGCTAGGCGCGGCGGGAGCGTACCTCTGTCGCCTGAGCGTGGACGGGCGCACCGCTGCGCGCCTCGTCAGCGTGCTCTGA
- a CDS encoding Ppx/GppA phosphatase family protein: MPAPAYPAATSPPVLPAESQGDGAPEAIRLCVIDIGSNSFHSVVFDAFPDGTFEIVDKLKEMVRLGEGGFRAHHLTDEAQQRGLDALRKIRQMGDRDGVADYVACATSAVREADNGGAFIERVRAETGLYVRTISGETEAELIYKAVRQAVDLSEPSLLVDIGGGSTEFIVADREGARFAASLKLGAARLTEEFVTTDPVSKPEFRALRAHVRDEIAPVFEAARTAGVRRVVGSSGTLQNIAALAASASGEAGQIFDYVFDALTIRRVTKTLMTSGRAQRLATPGIQEKRVDQIAAGATLIDVVLKDLGIRRFEVSPDALREGIVIDFVERNYKWIKRLAPFHSVRRRSVYDLAIRLRWDEGHARHVTRLALALFDATTSLHGRGEGERELLEYAAVLRDVGYAVSRRSHHKHSLYIIKHADLKGFAPDEVALVANVARYHRAGLPSPRHADYAALPDHHRRLVDELAALLRLANGLDRSHFQNVIHFDAALADGELYLDVQTKADPQLDIWAARRGAGLFERTFGLPVVVRAG, translated from the coding sequence ATGCCTGCTCCCGCCTACCCCGCCGCCACGTCGCCTCCTGTCCTGCCTGCGGAGAGCCAGGGCGACGGGGCCCCCGAAGCGATCCGGCTCTGCGTCATCGACATCGGCTCGAACTCGTTCCACTCCGTCGTCTTCGACGCCTTCCCCGACGGGACGTTCGAGATCGTGGACAAGCTCAAGGAGATGGTCCGCCTCGGCGAGGGCGGGTTCCGGGCGCACCACCTGACCGACGAGGCGCAGCAGCGCGGCCTCGACGCGCTCCGCAAGATCCGCCAGATGGGCGACCGCGACGGCGTGGCCGACTACGTCGCCTGCGCCACGAGCGCCGTCCGCGAGGCCGACAACGGCGGGGCCTTCATCGAGCGCGTGCGCGCCGAGACGGGTCTCTACGTCCGCACGATCTCCGGCGAGACGGAAGCCGAGCTGATCTACAAAGCCGTCCGGCAGGCCGTCGACCTCTCGGAGCCCTCGCTCCTCGTCGACATCGGTGGCGGCTCGACCGAGTTCATCGTCGCCGACCGGGAGGGCGCGCGCTTCGCCGCCAGCCTCAAGCTCGGCGCGGCCCGGCTGACCGAGGAGTTCGTCACGACCGATCCCGTGTCGAAGCCGGAGTTCCGCGCGCTGCGGGCGCACGTCCGGGACGAGATCGCGCCGGTTTTCGAAGCGGCCCGCACGGCCGGCGTGCGGCGCGTCGTCGGAAGCTCCGGGACGCTCCAGAACATCGCCGCGCTCGCCGCCTCGGCCTCGGGCGAGGCGGGGCAGATCTTCGACTACGTCTTCGACGCCCTCACGATTCGGCGCGTCACCAAGACGCTCATGACCTCGGGCCGGGCGCAGCGCCTCGCCACGCCGGGCATCCAGGAGAAGCGCGTCGACCAGATCGCCGCCGGGGCGACCCTCATCGACGTAGTGCTCAAGGACCTCGGCATCCGGCGCTTCGAGGTCAGCCCGGACGCGCTCCGCGAGGGGATCGTGATCGACTTCGTCGAGCGCAACTACAAGTGGATCAAGCGGCTCGCGCCGTTCCACAGCGTCCGGCGGCGGAGCGTCTACGACCTCGCGATCCGGCTCCGCTGGGACGAAGGCCACGCCCGGCACGTCACCCGCCTCGCGCTCGCGCTCTTCGACGCGACGACCTCGCTCCACGGCCGGGGCGAGGGCGAGCGCGAACTGCTCGAGTACGCCGCCGTGCTCCGCGACGTGGGCTACGCCGTCAGCCGCCGGAGCCACCACAAGCACTCGCTCTACATCATCAAGCACGCCGACCTCAAAGGCTTCGCCCCGGACGAGGTCGCGCTCGTGGCGAACGTCGCCCGCTACCACCGCGCCGGCCTGCCGAGCCCCCGCCACGCCGACTACGCCGCGCTCCCGGACCACCACCGCCGCCTCGTAGACGAACTCGCCGCGCTCCTTCGCCTCGCCAACGGCCTCGACCGCAGCCACTTCCAGAACGTCATCCACTTCGACGCCGCCCTCGCCGACGGCGAGCTCTACCTCGACGTCCAAACCAAAGCCGACCCCCAACTCGACATCTGGGCCGCCCGGCGCGGGGCCGGCCTCTTCGAGCGCACGTTCGGCCTGCCCGTCGTGGTGAGAGCGGGGTGA
- a CDS encoding sulfite exporter TauE/SafE family protein, with protein MLLALLGALLVGLSLGLLGSGGSILTVPVLIYLVGQPEKEAIAESLGIVGLIALSGSVLNAVQKKVDWRSVALFALPGMVGTAVGATLSGFVSGLVQLTVFAVTMLAAAVLMFRGRPEAEGERSPPWGLVAFQGLLIGVLTGFVGVGGGFILVPALVLLVGLPIHVAIGTSLTIIVLNSASGFVRYLGVLAEAGLSVDVQLVGVFGAVGVVGSVIGNRIGARVPRQQLRKGFAVFLVVMAAYILWRSVPGLA; from the coding sequence GTGCTCCTCGCGCTCCTCGGTGCCCTCTTGGTTGGCCTCAGCCTCGGGCTGCTCGGCTCGGGCGGATCGATTCTGACGGTGCCCGTGCTGATCTACCTCGTGGGGCAGCCGGAGAAAGAGGCGATTGCCGAGTCGCTCGGGATCGTCGGGCTGATCGCGCTCTCGGGGTCCGTGCTGAACGCGGTGCAGAAAAAGGTAGACTGGCGGAGCGTGGCGCTCTTCGCGCTGCCGGGGATGGTCGGGACCGCTGTCGGGGCGACGCTCTCGGGGTTTGTCAGCGGGCTTGTCCAGCTGACCGTCTTCGCCGTCACGATGCTCGCGGCCGCCGTCCTGATGTTCCGAGGGCGGCCGGAGGCCGAAGGGGAGCGCTCGCCGCCGTGGGGTCTGGTGGCCTTCCAGGGCCTCTTGATCGGCGTGCTGACGGGCTTCGTCGGGGTAGGCGGCGGGTTCATCCTCGTGCCCGCGCTCGTGCTGCTCGTCGGGCTGCCGATCCACGTCGCGATTGGGACGAGCCTGACGATCATCGTGCTCAACAGCGCAAGCGGATTCGTCCGCTACCTCGGCGTGCTCGCCGAGGCCGGGCTGAGCGTGGACGTCCAACTTGTCGGCGTCTTCGGGGCCGTCGGGGTGGTCGGAAGCGTGATCGGCAACCGGATCGGGGCGCGCGTGCCGAGGCAGCAGCTGCGAAAGGGGTTCGCCGTCTTCCTCGTCGTGATGGCGGCGTACATCCTGTGGCGCAGCGTGCCGGGGCTGGCGTAG
- the hutU gene encoding urocanate hydratase → METLAPIKAATGTALSCKGWHQEAALRMLMNNLDPAVAEDPDHLIVYGGGGKAARNWACYHKIVETLRRLENDETLLVQSGKPVGVFRTQEEAPRVLIANAHLVPKWATDSEFRRLDALGLTMYGQMTAGSWIYIGTQGILQGTYETFAECARRHFAAADGSGGSLEGKLVVTAGLGGMGGAQPLAATMNGAAFLGIEIDPERIRRRVETGYCDRMETDLDAALQAVLEAKAKGEALSVGLVGNVAEILPELVKRGVEVDVVTDQTSAHDLRVGYLPAGYSLAEADLLRERDEAAYEDAVLDSMQLHIRAMLDLKEAGAVVFDYGNNLRGQVADLRGMSEAFDIPGFVPEFIRPLFCKGSGPFRWAALSGNPADIAVTDAAVLETFPEKDALARWIRTAQEKVHFQGLPARICWLEYGERAELGERFNWLVKKGKVEAPLVIGRDHLDTGSVASPNRETEAMQDGSDAIADWPLLNALLNTACGASWVSLHHGGGVGIGYSIHSGMVSVADGTDMADRRLARVLTADPGTGVMRHADAGYDLAVDTAGERGVDLPMVNG, encoded by the coding sequence ATGGAAACCCTCGCCCCGATCAAGGCTGCGACCGGAACGGCCCTCTCGTGCAAAGGCTGGCACCAGGAGGCCGCGCTGCGGATGCTGATGAATAACCTCGACCCGGCCGTGGCCGAGGACCCCGACCACCTGATCGTCTACGGCGGCGGCGGCAAGGCGGCGCGCAACTGGGCGTGCTACCACAAGATCGTCGAGACCCTGCGGCGGCTGGAGAACGACGAAACACTGCTCGTCCAGAGCGGCAAACCAGTCGGCGTCTTCCGCACGCAGGAGGAGGCCCCGCGCGTCCTCATTGCGAACGCGCACCTCGTCCCGAAGTGGGCGACCGACAGCGAGTTCCGGCGGCTCGACGCGCTCGGGCTGACGATGTACGGGCAGATGACGGCCGGGTCGTGGATCTACATTGGCACGCAGGGCATCTTGCAGGGGACCTACGAGACCTTCGCCGAGTGCGCCCGGAGGCACTTCGCTGCCGCTGACGGCAGCGGCGGCTCGCTCGAAGGCAAGCTCGTCGTGACGGCGGGCCTCGGTGGGATGGGCGGTGCGCAGCCGCTCGCGGCGACCATGAACGGGGCCGCTTTCCTCGGCATCGAGATTGACCCCGAGCGCATCCGCCGCCGCGTCGAGACCGGCTACTGCGACCGCATGGAGACGGACTTGGACGCCGCCCTTCAAGCAGTGCTCGAAGCCAAAGCGAAGGGGGAGGCACTGTCGGTCGGCCTCGTCGGCAACGTCGCCGAAATCCTGCCGGAGCTAGTGAAGCGCGGCGTCGAGGTGGACGTCGTCACCGATCAGACGAGCGCGCACGACCTCCGCGTCGGCTACCTCCCGGCGGGCTACTCGCTGGCCGAGGCCGACCTGCTTCGGGAGCGCGACGAGGCGGCCTACGAAGACGCCGTGCTCGACTCGATGCAGCTTCACATCCGCGCCATGCTCGACCTGAAAGAGGCCGGCGCGGTCGTGTTTGACTACGGCAACAACCTCCGCGGGCAGGTCGCCGACCTGCGGGGCATGAGCGAGGCGTTCGACATCCCCGGCTTCGTGCCCGAGTTCATCCGCCCGCTCTTCTGCAAAGGCTCCGGCCCGTTCCGCTGGGCCGCGCTCTCCGGCAACCCCGCCGACATCGCCGTGACCGACGCCGCCGTGCTCGAAACCTTCCCCGAGAAAGACGCCCTCGCCCGGTGGATCAGGACGGCGCAGGAGAAGGTCCACTTCCAGGGCCTGCCGGCACGCATCTGCTGGCTGGAGTACGGCGAGCGCGCCGAGCTCGGCGAGCGCTTCAACTGGCTCGTCAAAAAGGGCAAGGTCGAAGCCCCGCTTGTCATCGGGCGCGACCACCTCGACACCGGCAGCGTGGCGTCGCCCAACCGCGAGACCGAGGCGATGCAAGACGGCAGCGATGCCATTGCCGACTGGCCGCTCCTGAACGCGCTCCTCAACACCGCCTGCGGGGCAAGTTGGGTGTCGCTGCACCACGGCGGCGGCGTCGGGATCGGCTACTCGATCCACAGCGGCATGGTCTCCGTCGCCGATGGGACCGACATGGCCGACCGCCGCCTGGCCCGCGTCCTCACCGCCGACCCCGGCACCGGCGTTATGCGCCACGCCGACGCCGGCTACGACCTCGCCGTCGATACCGCAGGGGAGCGCGGCGTGGACCTGCCGATGGTCAACGGGTGA